The DNA sequence TTATTCATCGAAGCCAGAATCATATCCGTAGAGGCTTTTTGAATAATAACGTGATATCCTTGTTCGTCCAGAATAGCTTTAGCAATATGCGTCATGGCCACATCTTCCGCCCAGCCGTCTACCATTCCGATGGTAATATATTTAGAGTTTTTTATGTTTTCACACGAACTTAATGCTGTAAATATTAACATTAAAACGGGAAAAAACAGATATTTTAATTGTTTCATCTTATTGCTTTTTCTTTACAAATCCCTGGGTAATACGATCCAGGATAATGGCTAAAATCACAACGGATAATCCGCTTTCAAATCCTAATCCGATGTCCAGGTTATTAATTCCTTCCAGTACTTTTTCACCTAAACCACCTGCAGCAATCATTCCTGCGATCACCACCATGGATAAGGATAACAGTATGGTTTGATTGATCCCTGTTAAGATCGTTTTCATTGCTAAAGGAAGCTCCACTTTAAACAGAATCTGTCGGTTGGTTGCTCCAAAAGCTCTGGCTGCTTCCACAATGTCTTTCGGAACGGCTTCAATTCCCAACGCTGTTAATCGTACCGCGGGCGGCATGGCAAAAATGATGGTTGCAAAAGCACCGGGCACTTTACCAATACTGAAAAACAATACAGCAGGAATCAGGTAGACAAATGCAGGCATTGTCTGCATTAAATCTAGTAAAGGACGAATG is a window from the Chryseobacterium indologenes genome containing:
- a CDS encoding ABC transporter permease, translating into MNKTIDIGQYVETAINWLTENGKPVFDVIKHVGNSSIMGIEWVLTNTPFYVIILFFTLLALWKAGKGIAVVTAAGLSLIFLMGLWKETMETLALIFVSTITALILSIPLGILAAKSKIADKIIRPLLDLMQTMPAFVYLIPAVLFFSIGKVPGAFATIIFAMPPAVRLTALGIEAVPKDIVEAARAFGATNRQILFKVELPLAMKTILTGINQTILLSLSMVVIAGMIAAGGLGEKVLEGINNLDIGLGFESGLSVVILAIILDRITQGFVKKKQ